The sequence below is a genomic window from Streptomyces sp. NBC_00289.
AGTGACAGCAGCCGCGCCATGGTGATGTCGTCGTAGGCCAGTGCGCCGAAGTCGATGCGCTCACCCTCACCCGCCTGTTCGGGAGGGAACACGGCATCGCCGTAACGGCCGCGGCCCGGCACGTCTCCGCGCGCAGCGCCGGTCACGTCGCCCTCGGTGTGACGCCGGGCGCGACGCCCTCGACGAGTTCCGGCGCCCGGCCGGTGAGGGACTGGGACAGCGGGTCGTCGAACCGTCTCATGGGCGGACCTCTTCAAGCGATGGAGCGGTGCGGGGCGGCCCATCCCAAGGCCGCTGCACCACCGATCCTCCATCGGCGCCCGCCCGCACGCACGGCCGAGGCGCGCCGCCCCTGAGCCGAACGGCCCTCGGGGGTACGGCGTGCGCGGCAGCCGAGTCGGCGAGTGTTCAGCTGTCTCAGGTCGCGGTTGCCCGGTTCGTCGATTCGGCGTCGCGGAGGTACTCGGCGTTGAGTCGCTGAGCGTCTTCGAGTTGGTCTTCGAGGATGACGATGCGGCAGGCGGCCTCTATCGGAGTCCCCTGGTCGACGAGTTCCCGGGCGCGAGCGGCGATGCGCAGCTGGTAGCGGGAGTAGCGGCGGTGTCCGCCTGCGGAGCGCAGCGGGGTGATGAGGCGGGCTTCGCCGATGGCACGCAAGAAGCCCTGGGTGGTACCGAGCATCTCGGCGGCCCGGCCCATGGTGTAAGCGGGGTAGTCGTCGTCATCGAGACGGCCGTACATGTCGTCTGCTGTCATCGCACCTCTCTGTGTGGAACGCGTGGAGGGGCCCTGGTGCTGTACGGCACCAGGGCCCCGAAACTGAGTGTCGCGCTTCGGCGGTCAGCCTCGTCGCCCGTCCTGCACCAACCCGGGCTTCGAAACTCCACCACCGCACGTCCTGCGTACTGCGACTGCGGTCACTGCTGCCCGGCCGTTCGTCTCTGCCAGGTCCTGCGTTCTCTCTGGCTACGAGAGAAACCATAACCGGCCCACCGGCCAATGTCTACTCCGGCCGACGTAGATTTCCGCGAGTTCAAAAGTGAGGTAGTCGACCGCGGACGGCGACGAGGGTGGGCGTGCGATGGCCCTGGCCGTGGCTAGGACAGGCGCCCTGAGATGGGCTGCCGGATAGTGGATGCGTCGGAACCCTCAGGGATTGGACGCTCATGGACCGCTATCCCCCCATAGCCAACCACGGTCTGGTGGGTGATCTGCAGACCGCGGCCCTGGTCTCCTCGCAAGGCGTGGTGGACTGGTTCTGCTCGCCGCGGTTCGACTCCCCCAGCGTCTTCGCCTCACTGCTCGATCACGAGCGTGGCGGGTACTTCCAGCTGGCACCGGAGCACTCGGACGTGTCGTGCAAGCAGCTCTACTACCCGGACACCGGCGTGCTCGTCACCAGGTTCATGTCGCCGGAGGGCGTCGGCGAGGTCATCGACTGGATGCCGGCGAACACCAGCCGCACCCCCACCGACCGCCACAGCCTGATGCGAGTGATTCGTGTGGTGCGCGGAACCGTGCGGTTCGTCATGGAGTGCAGGCCACGGTTCGACTACGGCCGGGCCGACCACAAACTCGATCTGCGGTCCCAGGACGCCGTGTTCCGGAGCAACGGGATCGCGGGTCACCTGCAGACGACCTTTCCTCTGACGCGGGACGGGCAGGACGTGCAGGCGGCGGTCACTCTCGGAGTCGGCGAGTCGGCAGTCGCCGTCTTCACCACGTGCGCCGCCGACGGTGATGCCCCGCCTCCGATCACGGCCGACAGCGTGACAGCGGGATTGTGGCGCGAGGTGGACTTCTGGCAGAAGTGGTTGCACACCTCCCACTACCGGGGGCGCTGGGGCGAGATGGTGAACCGCTCTGCCATCACGATCAAGATCATGACCTACCACCCCACCGGTGCGCCGGTCGCCGCCGCCACCATGGGTCTGCCGGAGCAGGTCGGCGGTGAGCGGAACTGGGACTACCGGTATTCGTGGGTGAGGGACGGGGCGCTCTCGGTGCGGGCCCTGCTCGACCTCGGGTTCGCCGAGGAGGCGTCGGCGTTCACCAAGTGGCTGGGCGATCGGATGCACGACCGGGCGGAGCTGCCGGGCGAGCGCCTGCAGATCATGTACCGGGTCGACGGGGACCCCTACCTGACCGAGGAGATCCTCGACCATTGGGAGGGCTACCGGGGATCGAGTCCCGTCCGCGCCGGCAACGCCGCTGCCGACCAGCTGCAACTGGACATCTACGGCGAGGCCCTCTACGCGATGGCCGAGGGCATGGATGTCGGCGTGGAACTGGGTTACCACGGCTGGAAGGGGCTCGCCCGGACGCTGGACTGGCTGTCCGACAACTGGGATCGCCCGGACGAGGGTGTCTGGGAGACGCGCGGGGGACGCAAGGACTTCACGTTCAGCCGGGTGATGTGCTGGGTCGCCTTCGACCGGGGCCTGCGGCTGGCGACCGAGCTCAGCCGGCCCGCCGACATTCCACGCTGGCGCAACGCCCGTGACAGCATCCTGGAACAGGTGATGGAGAAGGGCTGGAGTCAGTCCGAGCAGGCGCTGGTGCAGCACTACGGCGGGGACGTCCTGGACGCCTCCCTCCTGCTGATCCCGCGCGTGGGGTTTCTCGCCGCGAAGAGTCCCGGCTGGCTGTCCACCCTGGACGCCATGGAGCGCAAGCTCGTCTCGGACAGCCTCGTGTACCGCTACGACCCTGCCGCGTCCCCGGACGGCCTGCGCGGCTCGGAGGGCACCTTCAGCCTCTGCACCTACCTCTACGTCGACGCCCTCGCCCGCGCCGGGCGTGTCCGACCGGCCCGCTACACCTTCGAGAAGATGCACACCTACGCCAACCACGTCGGCCTCTTCGCCGAGGAGATCGGCCCGAGCGGCGAGCAACTCGGCAACTTCCCGCAGGCCTTCACCCACCTGTCACTCATCATGGCGGCATCGACCCTGGACGAGGCCATTGACCGGGAGCGACTGAACGGCTGAGCCTGGCAGCTGGTGCGGGCGCACCGCAGTGCGAGGGCCACCCGCTTTCGATGACCTGCCGGGCCGCCTGCGGTGTCCTAGCGGCCTGTCTCGCCGGGCGGCGCACCGGGCAGCGCGTCCCGGGCGGGACGTCCGCCGATGCCCTGGGAGTCGGCCGTCCGCGCCCTCGCGCGGCGGGGTGCGTCGGTGAACTCCCTGTCGACCGCGTCGTCGAGGAGGCCGAGCTCGGTCCGGAGAGCGGGCCCGCACGCGTCCGGCAGCGTCGCCAGGAGTCCTTCGAGAAGGGCCCGGAGCCGTCGGCAGACCTGGACGGAGGTCGCGCCGTAGTCACGGATCTCTGTGACGGCGAGGTCCAGGTAGCTCTCCCAGGGCCGGCCGGGCACCACGAGGCGCGGCCGGCCACGGTCGTCGGCGAGCACGTAGTGGCTGCGGGATCCGGCGCGTCCGACCTCGTGCAGGAACGCCTCGATGTGGTTCAACACCTGGACGGCTGTGGTGGGGTCGTTGACGGCCGGGGAGAGGGCGCGGATGGCGATGTCGACCAGGATGCGCAGAGCGAAGGCCGGGTCCTGCTCGATCGTTCGCTCCGTGCCGAGGGCGAGGAGGCCGGTCACCCGGCGTGGGTCGGGCGCGGACGCACCGCCGTGGATCTCGACGACAGTGCCGCCGGGTGGCACGAAGTCGCCGACCGAGGCGCCCAGTACGAGCACGCAGTCGTGCCTGGCCGCGAGCGCGACCAGGCCGGCAGCGTCGAACGCCTGGATGACGCCGCCGCGTTCCGACCGGATCCGGTTCACCGAGCGGGCCGTCGGCAGTGCCCCGTCGGGCACGTTCGTGCTCCGTACCCGCGCTGCCGCGTGGCCGAGGACCCGCTCGCCCAGACGTCCCACGATGTCGGCGATGGCCACCGGCCGCAGGTTGTGGGTGAAGCGGTTGAGGTAGATCAGCAGGAGCAGGAGGCTCACGGAGACGGCGATACCGGCCAGGGTCACGCCGAGGTTGGGCACGGAGTCGGCCTCGATGCTCCGCAGCAGCGTGTAGGCGAACGCGAAGGTGCCGGTGAAGGTGGCCAGTACGGCCTTCTGCAGCCGGTCGCGGTACCACAGCCGCATGTAACGCGGTGAGAGGGTACCGGTGGCCTGCTGGATGACGAGGACGCCGATGGTGACGACGAACCCGAGCAGAGCGATCATCGAGCCGACCACGGAGCTGAGGACGCTGCTCGCGGTCGACGCGGAATAGTCCCAGGTCTCCGGCAGCCAGGACGCCCCGTCGACGGCGGACGCCGCCTGGGCCAGGGCGACGCCGAGGACGAGCCCGAACAGCGGGACGATCCACAGACTCGCCTTGGCGTACTGCCGTAGCCGGAAGCGGGTGGCCCACGAGGTCATGCGGAGCCCAGGAGGACGGCGGTGTCGTCCGGCCGCGGTGCGATCTTGTGCGTCCCGGTGACCGGGGCCAGCTGGCCGTCGGCGCGGACGACGAACAGGATGTCGCAGTCCGCGGGGATCGGCCGGGATCCTGGCTGCACGCGGAAGCGGGCGCCCTGCCCGTAGCGAGCCGCCAGACGGTGCCGGACCAGTGCCTGGCCGAAGAGGATGTCGCCGCCGGTGTAGGGGGCGACCACGCCGTGGCTGTCGTGCGGCGGCCCCACCCGGTAGACCGGCCCCCGCACGTTGTCCTTGATGACGACGGACGCCAGAGCGTTGAAGTCGTCGTCGTCGGTGAGCAGGAACACCGCCGTGACACCCTCCAGACGCGCTCGGGGGTTGGTCGCGGTCGCCAGCATCTCTCCGTGGGCGAGCTCGATTCCCGCCGCGGTGATCCGCTCGCGTTCCTCGTCGGCCCCGGCCCACATCAGCACATCGAGCCCCGTGGCTTCCAACGCCTTTCCGAGGTCGATGACCCACGGAGCCCCGCCCACCAGGAGCGGTCGTGTCCGCGCCGAGCGGACGACGCCCAGTTTCCGTGCCACGGGCGCGGCGGTCAGGGCGTAGACCAGGACCGTCCCCACGATCACGAGGAACGTGATCGGCAGGATCTTGGACGCGCCGGGCAACCCCTTTTCCACCAGCGTGGCAGCGAACGCGGACGCGGTGGAGGCGGCGACGATGCCGCGGGGCGCCATCCACCCGATGAACCCCCATTCGCCCACGGTCAGATCGGAACCCCGGGCGGCGGCGTACGCGACGAGGGGCCGGACCAGGAGGACGAGAACGCCGATCAGGATCAGGGAGGGCACGAGCACGGGCACCACCGACGCGGGGGTGACGGCGGAGGAGATGGAGATGAACAGCAGGCCGATGATCATCTGGACCAGTGTCTCGAGGAAGGGCCTGCGAGCCGGCATGTCCAGGCCGGGGAGGTTGGTGATCGCGAGTCCGGTCACGATGGCGGCGATGAGGCCGGTGTCGTCGCGGACGATGTCGCAGACCGCGGAGACGAGGATGACCGTCGCCAACTGGGCGAGGGTCCCGAGCGTCTCGCCGAGTCGCAGCTTGTGCAGCGCCAGCCACAGGATGACGGTGCCCACCGCACCGCCCGCGAGACCGACGCTCATGCTGAGGAGGAACTGGCCGATCTGGTAGCCCCGGCCGATGTCGATCTGGTGAGAGGTGGCGACGGCATGGAACACGACGGCTCCGAGGATGCCGCCGATCGGGTCGGTCAGTGTTCCTTCCCAGATCAGGATGCGTCGCACCTTCTCCGTGGGCCGGACGAATTCGAGCAGCGGGCCGACGACCGTGGGACCGGACACGACGAGGATCACGCCGATCATCGCCGCCACCCGCAACGGGATGCCGAACAGGGCGGGCCCGAGGCCCGAGACGGCGAAGAAGGTGACCACGATGCCGATGATCAGCAGCCGTACGACGACCGAGCGGGTCGGGCCGGTGAGGTTGCGCAGGTTCAGCCCGAGACCGGCGTCGTAGAGGATCAAGGCGACGGACAGCGATACCAGCGCGGGAAAGTCCGGGCCGACGAGCCGTCCGGGGTGGATGACGTCGGTGAGAGCGCCCGCCGTGAAGCCGACCGGCAGAAGGACGATCAGTGCGGGAACACCCAGCTTGTTGGCGAGGATCTGCGAGCCCGTGGCCAGAGCAACGGTCAGGGCGATGCCCCAGAGGATGTCCTCACCGGTCAAAGCGGTCCTCCTCCTCTTCACGCACGGGGACCGTGAGATTGAACCCCGCGCACAGATCCCGCACCTGCCTATCGAACCCGGACACGGTTCCCGCCACCCCATCAGCCCCGTCGAGTCCTCGGTGGACCCACAGACCACAGCCCAGGCTGGATATGCGCTGCCATGCGGGAGGCCCGGTCCGGATCTACGGTGGTGGGGAGCGCTACGCCTGCGGACACCCGGTGCTCCGCCATCTGTCCCGCCTCGGCGTAGGAAGCACACGGGAAAGGCGTCTGGCATGGCCACCCGGGCTATCCGACGGCCTCCGGGCCAGGCAGGAGGGCCATCGATGCCCGAGCATGCGACTACGGCGATGCGGATGATGCCGCACGCCACACCCGAGGATCGTGCGGCTCTCGGCAAGGAAGCCCGGCGCCGCTCGCCGCGCTCCGGACACGCCGAGTACAAACCCTCACCTCACCGACCGGACCCGCTGGCGATCCTGGAGGCGCAGTCCGCGACGCGAGTGCCGGAGCTGGTGCCGATCCGGTACGCCCGGATGAGCGAGTCGCCTTTCCGCTTCTACCGGGGCGCGGCGGCGATCATGGCGTCCGACCTGGCCGACACGCCCCGCTCGGGGATCACCGCCCAGCTCTGCGGGGATGCGCACCTGCTGAACTTCCGGCTGCTGGCCTCGCCGGAGCGGGATCTGATGTTCGACATCAACGACTTCGACGAGACCTTGCCGGGCCCCTGGGAGTGGGACGTCAAGCGACTGTCGGCGAGTTTCGTCATCGCCGCCCGGGCCAACGGCTTCGACGACGCCGAGCGTGCCCGCATCGTGAGCGGCACCGTGCGCTCGTACCGCGAGGCGATGACGCGCTTCGCCGGCATGAGCAACCTCGACGTCTGGTACGCGAAGATCGACGCTGCCCGTCTCGAGACCCTCGCCATGGCCCAGCTCCACAAGCGAGGCCAGAAAAAGCTGTCCCGCGCCATGACCAAGGCCCGCTCCCGCGACGCCCTGCAGGTCTTCGGCAAGCTCACGCATCTCGTCGACGGCCGGCCGATGATCGCGGCGGATCCCCCCTTGCTGACACCCATCGCCGACCTGTTGCCGGACACCGAGCGCGCCACCCTCCAGCGCCAGTTCCAGGGTCTCGTCGAGCGGTACGGTGCCACCCTTCCGTCCGACCGGCGCTTCCTCCTCGCCGACTACCGTCTGGCGGACGTCGCCCGCAAAGTGGTCGGAGTCGGCAGCGTCGGCACTCGGTGCTGGATCTTCCTCCTCCTGGGACGAGACGGTCAGGATCCGCTGTTTCTTCAGGCCAAGGAGGCCGACACGTCCGTGCTCGCCGAGCACGTCGGAGCCAGCCAGTACCGCAACCAGGGCGAGCGGGTCGTCTCGGGACAGCGGCTGATGCAGGCGGCCAGCGACATCTTCCTCGGCTGGGAACGGGTGGACGGGATCGACGGCAGACGCCGCGACTTCTACGTCCGCCAACTGCGCGACTGGAAGGGCATCGCGATGCCGGAGACGATGTCACCCCGGCAGCTGGAGGCGTTCGGCGGCATCTGCGGCCTCACCCTGGCCCGCGCGCATGCCCGATCCGGCGACCGGATCGCGATCGCCTCCTATCTCGGCAGCGGCGAGTCCTTCGACCGGGCCCTGGTGACCTTCGCGGAGTCGTACGCCGACCAGAACGAGCGCGACCATCAGGCACTGGTCGACGCGGTGCACGCCGGCCGGCTGCCCGCAAAGGAACTCCCGGCCGACTGACGGACCCCATCCGGTGCTTCCGGTGACCCGCGCCGCTTCCTGACCCGCTGCCCGACCGGGCGTCCGGGGCCGCCTTCCCCACGGCTGTCGGACACGCGCCTGCCGACGGCGAGGACGGTGGCCGAGTGCGCCGTGTCCGACGGTCCGCGACAGGCAGTCCTTCTTCAGCCGCCTGCACCCGCGTCCGGCTGAGGCGGCACCGCTGGTCGTCACGGCTCACGAGGCGCACTGTCACGTCCACTTCGGCGCCTGTGCCTCTGTCCAGCCGTGTCGGACGGCGTGACCGCCGAGCTGCATCCGGGTCCGTACTCCGGCGATGTCCATGAGGCGGCGAAGGCGCCGGTGGAGTGTGCGCGGTGACAGGCCGAGCTGTGTCGCCGCCGTCAAGTCCGTCACGCCCGCCAGCAGGAGAGCGAGCAGCCTGCGGTCGAGGTTGGTGGGTCCCTCCGCACCGAGCTCGACGGTGGTCTCGGCCTCTTCGACGGTGGCCGAGAGTTCCAGCGGGTGGGCGGTGCGCCATACCGTCTCGAACAGCGTGTCCATCGCGTCCAGCAGGCCGCTGCGGTGGAGCAGCACCGCTCCGGGTTCGCCGGCCGGCGTGGTCGCGAGCGGGACGAGACCGAGTTCGGCGTCGGCCAGCATGAGCTTCATGGGCAGTTCGTCGGCGACGCGCAGCTGTACTCCGTTGCGCAGGGAATCGATCGCGTCGCCGATGATCCCGGGCTCCGCCAGGACGGCGCGGTCCAGCACCGCCCGGAACCGCACGCCGCGGCCGAGGGCCATGGGTTCGGCCGTGTTCTCCTCCGGGGGCAGGGCGATGAACGGTGCGGTGATGAAGGTGCGGACCTGCGTGCGGGCCGCCTGCTGTACCTGGAGGTAGCGGTGGCGGATGGCGTCGACGCCCGTGACGACCTCGATCAGATCGACGATGCTGCTCGGGGTCATCGCCGCCCGGTGTTCCTCCGCGAAGGTCACCAGTGCGTGCTCGGCCGCGCGCAGCCCGTCCCGGCGCTGGCTGATGAGAGCGCCGAGGGCCATGGCGGGTGGCGCGGCGGTGAACTGCTCGTCGGCCGACCTGATCACCAGTCCCCACGCGACCAGGCGGGACAAGGTGCTGTCGACCTGAGGAGGCGTCAGGGCGAGCTGGTCCGAGAGTGTGACCGCGGTGGAGTTCGGTTGTCCGAGGAGTGCCCGGTAGACCCGCTCATCGTCTGGTTCGAGGCCCAGGACATCCAGCATCGGCGACCGACTCTCTTCCGTTTGTCGCAGCGGTGAGAGTATGCGCCATGGTGCGAGATCTTGAATAGCCCCTGGTGGGAGCGGGTGTGAAGGGAGGGGTCCCGGGGAGTCGCCTCCCCGGGACCGTCCAGTGCGGTTCATCGCAGGCCGTACGCCCGGATGATCTCGTTTCTGACCTCGAAGCCCCTGCTCGTCTCGGCGCTCGCGCGGACCGAGAGGAACCCGCCGGGCTTCTTGGCCGTCCTGAACGAACCGGTCCGGTAGCCGTCGGCGCCCTTGGTCAGGGTCACTTTCTGCCAGGTGGCGCCGTCGTCGTACGAAACCTCCAGCTTCACCGGCTTGACTGTGCCCGGCACGGTGCCGCCGTCCATCGACACCGGCTTGATCGCGAGCTTCTGGGCCGTGCCGGCTTTGATGTCGCCGTGGAGGTCCGACTCCAGCCGGTAGTTCAGGTTCAGCACCGAGAACGGTTCGAAGAAGTCGGAGTCCACGGTGTCGGACATGAAGGTCCACTCCGTGTGGGTGCGCGTCGACAGCCGGAAGACGTCACCGGGCCGCTCCGCGTCGAGGACGGCGCGGTAGGGCAGGTTGCCCGCCGGTACCTCCTGCCACTGCATGTCTCCGCTGTGCGGGTTGTCGTAGATCCGCTTCTTGCCCTGGAACACCTGGAGGTGGGACGGCGTCTCCCCCCAGGGCAGGTAGCCTCCGAGCCGCATGGTGTCGCTGGCGGAGGCCCACGCCTGGACGTTCCAGGTCATGTGGTTCTGCCAACGGGAGTTGTAGACACCGAAGGCCTCGCCCTGTCCGGGCCGTGTGGCCGGGGCGAACCAGTCCAGTCGGGTGGTGCTGTTCCTGGCGTAGGTGTTGTCGCCCGACACCATCGACCACGGCAGGGCTTCGTCGACGCCCTGTGTGTGGAACTCCCTCCAGACCTGCCCCGGAGTGACCCATTCGGTTCGCGTGCCCGGATGCCACTCGGTCTCGGGAAGGTTGAACGACGGGCTGAGCGTGAAGTCGGACCGGTACCCTTCGGCCGTCCTGCCCTGTGTGGCCGAGTAGTAGCGGGCGTCGATCCGGGCGAGGTCGCGCTGTGACGGCTTGTAGACCAGGGCTCGGTTCGGCACCTGACCGGGGTAGTTCCGGGTCAGGTCGTAGACGAACGGCGTGTATGCGGTCTGCTTGACCGTCAGCTTCAGGATGCCGGACTTGGCCATCGCGACAAGGGTCTTGCCGGCGTCTCGGTGCACGGTGGCCACCGGGATCGGTGACGCGCCGACGTACTCCATCAGGGATCCGACACCGTCGTCGACCACGATCAGGGCCTTGGCGCCGGCCGCGGTCGCGGCCTCGGCGCGCTCCTGTGGCGACACCTCGTCGCTGCGCCTGACAACAACGATCTTGTTCTTGGCCCTGACGTTCTCGTACGCGGCCGCCGTGCCGTTGCCCGCATAGACGGCGTGCAGCCTGTCCGTCGCGGTGCCCAGTGCGCTGCCCGCCTGCACCAGGGTGTCGAAGCGGAGGCGTCCGCCCAGTGCGCTGAGGGCGAGCCGCGGCTCGCCCTTGCGCCAACGGGTCGTCAGGATGAACTCGCCCCGCTTCATCGGCTTCGTCGGCGCGACGTAGACGTCGTCGTAGGTCGGCGGGAGTACGTACGCGCTGCGGTAGTCGGTGTACGCGTCCTGACCCGTGTAGTGGACGTTGAAGTCGACCTTGCGCTGGCGGTCCTCGGTGCGCTGCGGCGCCTCGGTCTGCAGCAGTCGGGCCTTGCTCGCATCCAGCACCACATCCGCGGAGCCGTCCTTGAGCACGGTTTCCGGGTCGACCAGGACGGCCAGGCCCGAGCGGTCAGCCCGCTCGCCGGCCACGTCGAGGTACCCGGCGACGGTGTAGAGACCCGGTGCCATGCGCATGGTGGTCGAGCCTTCGACGTACACGGACCATGGCCATACGTCACCGGCCAGGTTGACCGCGACCCATCCGGAGGCGGCCTTGCCGTCCCGGCCGACCAGCCTGATGTTCAGGTCGTAGCGCTCCTCCTCCTTGATCAGCCCCAGTGACGTGCGGGCCACCGGCTTTCCGGTGGCCGCGTCGGTGGCCGTCACGTAGCCGACGTGCCGGCCTGCCGAGGCGGATCGCGGGTCGCCGGTCACCGGGACGGCGGCGGTTCCGCCCGCCGGGACGGTCACCTCGGTGGCACCGAGCGTGAACGGCCCGTCGCCGTTGCTCAGCGCCAGGTTCAGCGTGACATCGGAGGAACCGGTGTTCGTGAAGGTCAGGTCCTTCGTGACGGCGATATCGCTCGGCTCGTGCGGCCACGTGTGGTTGCCGAAGAAGAGCGACCCCGTACCGCGGACCGTGGCGCGCACCGCTGCGGCCACGTCGACGCGGCCGGTGCCCACCTCGTACGGCGAGTACGCGTCGTCCAGGCCCTTCGCCGTGCTCGTCAACTGTTCCTTGAGCTGCTGGCCGGTCCAGTCCGGGTGCTGCTGGGCGAGGATCGCCGCCGCGCCGACCACGTGCGGGGTGGCCATCGAAGTGCCGCTGAGGGTGCGGTACAGACCCTCACCGCCGTCGGTCATGTCCTGCGAGCGTGCCGCGGTGATGTCCACCCCGGGAGCCGCGATGTCCGGCTTCATTCCACCGGAGGAGGCCAGGGGGCCGGTGCTCGAGAAGGACGCCAGCCGGTCCTGCTTGTCCGTTGCGGCCACGGTCAACGCCGAGGCGGCGGCGCCCGGGGCGGAGATGCTCTCCGGGCCCGCGTTGCCGGCCGCGATCACGAACAGCGTGCCGTACTGCGCGGACAGCGCGTCCACGGTCTGCGACATCGGGTCGCTGCCGTCCGTCGGGTAGGAGTCGCCGAGGCTCATGTTCACGACGTCGGCGCCGGACTCCGCGGCCCACTGCAT
It includes:
- a CDS encoding TrmB family transcriptional regulator — its product is MLDVLGLEPDDERVYRALLGQPNSTAVTLSDQLALTPPQVDSTLSRLVAWGLVIRSADEQFTAAPPAMALGALISQRRDGLRAAEHALVTFAEEHRAAMTPSSIVDLIEVVTGVDAIRHRYLQVQQAARTQVRTFITAPFIALPPEENTAEPMALGRGVRFRAVLDRAVLAEPGIIGDAIDSLRNGVQLRVADELPMKLMLADAELGLVPLATTPAGEPGAVLLHRSGLLDAMDTLFETVWRTAHPLELSATVEEAETTVELGAEGPTNLDRRLLALLLAGVTDLTAATQLGLSPRTLHRRLRRLMDIAGVRTRMQLGGHAVRHGWTEAQAPKWT
- a CDS encoding glycoside hydrolase family 15 protein gives rise to the protein MPDSGCVGTLRDWTLMDRYPPIANHGLVGDLQTAALVSSQGVVDWFCSPRFDSPSVFASLLDHERGGYFQLAPEHSDVSCKQLYYPDTGVLVTRFMSPEGVGEVIDWMPANTSRTPTDRHSLMRVIRVVRGTVRFVMECRPRFDYGRADHKLDLRSQDAVFRSNGIAGHLQTTFPLTRDGQDVQAAVTLGVGESAVAVFTTCAADGDAPPPITADSVTAGLWREVDFWQKWLHTSHYRGRWGEMVNRSAITIKIMTYHPTGAPVAAATMGLPEQVGGERNWDYRYSWVRDGALSVRALLDLGFAEEASAFTKWLGDRMHDRAELPGERLQIMYRVDGDPYLTEEILDHWEGYRGSSPVRAGNAAADQLQLDIYGEALYAMAEGMDVGVELGYHGWKGLARTLDWLSDNWDRPDEGVWETRGGRKDFTFSRVMCWVAFDRGLRLATELSRPADIPRWRNARDSILEQVMEKGWSQSEQALVQHYGGDVLDASLLLIPRVGFLAAKSPGWLSTLDAMERKLVSDSLVYRYDPAASPDGLRGSEGTFSLCTYLYVDALARAGRVRPARYTFEKMHTYANHVGLFAEEIGPSGEQLGNFPQAFTHLSLIMAASTLDEAIDRERLNG
- a CDS encoding MerR family transcriptional regulator, encoding MTADDMYGRLDDDDYPAYTMGRAAEMLGTTQGFLRAIGEARLITPLRSAGGHRRYSRYQLRIAARARELVDQGTPIEAACRIVILEDQLEDAQRLNAEYLRDAESTNRATAT
- a CDS encoding cation:proton antiporter, with product MTGEDILWGIALTVALATGSQILANKLGVPALIVLLPVGFTAGALTDVIHPGRLVGPDFPALVSLSVALILYDAGLGLNLRNLTGPTRSVVVRLLIIGIVVTFFAVSGLGPALFGIPLRVAAMIGVILVVSGPTVVGPLLEFVRPTEKVRRILIWEGTLTDPIGGILGAVVFHAVATSHQIDIGRGYQIGQFLLSMSVGLAGGAVGTVILWLALHKLRLGETLGTLAQLATVILVSAVCDIVRDDTGLIAAIVTGLAITNLPGLDMPARRPFLETLVQMIIGLLFISISSAVTPASVVPVLVPSLILIGVLVLLVRPLVAYAAARGSDLTVGEWGFIGWMAPRGIVAASTASAFAATLVEKGLPGASKILPITFLVIVGTVLVYALTAAPVARKLGVVRSARTRPLLVGGAPWVIDLGKALEATGLDVLMWAGADEERERITAAGIELAHGEMLATATNPRARLEGVTAVFLLTDDDDFNALASVVIKDNVRGPVYRVGPPHDSHGVVAPYTGGDILFGQALVRHRLAARYGQGARFRVQPGSRPIPADCDILFVVRADGQLAPVTGTHKIAPRPDDTAVLLGSA
- a CDS encoding DUF2254 domain-containing protein, which produces MTSWATRFRLRQYAKASLWIVPLFGLVLGVALAQAASAVDGASWLPETWDYSASTASSVLSSVVGSMIALLGFVVTIGVLVIQQATGTLSPRYMRLWYRDRLQKAVLATFTGTFAFAYTLLRSIEADSVPNLGVTLAGIAVSVSLLLLLIYLNRFTHNLRPVAIADIVGRLGERVLGHAAARVRSTNVPDGALPTARSVNRIRSERGGVIQAFDAAGLVALAARHDCVLVLGASVGDFVPPGGTVVEIHGGASAPDPRRVTGLLALGTERTIEQDPAFALRILVDIAIRALSPAVNDPTTAVQVLNHIEAFLHEVGRAGSRSHYVLADDRGRPRLVVPGRPWESYLDLAVTEIRDYGATSVQVCRRLRALLEGLLATLPDACGPALRTELGLLDDAVDREFTDAPRRARARTADSQGIGGRPARDALPGAPPGETGR
- a CDS encoding DUF2252 domain-containing protein codes for the protein MPEHATTAMRMMPHATPEDRAALGKEARRRSPRSGHAEYKPSPHRPDPLAILEAQSATRVPELVPIRYARMSESPFRFYRGAAAIMASDLADTPRSGITAQLCGDAHLLNFRLLASPERDLMFDINDFDETLPGPWEWDVKRLSASFVIAARANGFDDAERARIVSGTVRSYREAMTRFAGMSNLDVWYAKIDAARLETLAMAQLHKRGQKKLSRAMTKARSRDALQVFGKLTHLVDGRPMIAADPPLLTPIADLLPDTERATLQRQFQGLVERYGATLPSDRRFLLADYRLADVARKVVGVGSVGTRCWIFLLLGRDGQDPLFLQAKEADTSVLAEHVGASQYRNQGERVVSGQRLMQAASDIFLGWERVDGIDGRRRDFYVRQLRDWKGIAMPETMSPRQLEAFGGICGLTLARAHARSGDRIAIASYLGSGESFDRALVTFAESYADQNERDHQALVDAVHAGRLPAKELPAD